One Calliopsis andreniformis isolate RMS-2024a chromosome 9, iyCalAndr_principal, whole genome shotgun sequence genomic window carries:
- the LOC143184191 gene encoding uncharacterized protein LOC143184191, translated as MRTVVFVALILACALVLMEQTHAAPSNATTIAPKEIKEPKEIKEAATASKDVKECIKAGKEAKKTKKDCDKDCGNDYDPICVHDPNDPNYKPKTFGSQCTLDVHNCEMGTKLIMKSKGECPGAGGSALIIS; from the exons ATGAGGACAGTCGTTTTTGTGG CGCTGATCCTCGCTTGCGCGCTTGTGCTCATGGAGCAGACGCATGCTGCACCTTCAAACGCAACCACAATCGCACCCAAGGAGATCAAAGAGCCTAAAGAGATTAAGGAGGCTGCAACCGCCTCGAAGGATGTAAAAGAGTGTATTAAGGCAGGTAAGGAAGCCAAAAAGACCAAGAAGGACTGCGATAAAGATTGTGGAAACGATTACGACCCGATCTGTGTCCACGATCCTAACGACCCTAACTACAAACCCAAGACCTTTGGCTCTCAATGCACTTTGGATGTTCACAACTGCGAAATGGGAACGA AACTTATTATGAAGAGCAAGGGCGAGTGTCCTGGAGCTGGTGGCTCAGCTCTCATAATTAGCTAA
- the LOC143184188 gene encoding uncharacterized protein LOC143184188 isoform X1 yields MTQVNVRLFLLSAILSAVNPRPEALRSCAFSNSNSERSTTRTSPPITADDAFAATVLEELESRLSRLERRLRAVEQPVWQMGSTEDDWEICAEGPCRCLPEIKSVSCWRQDLLDLPAAQLVPKDVLKLDLGSNRLTALHRDTFLDMTQLNHLDISDNSIEHLPLNLFFSLHSVTHVRLSKNLLRELHRSQFLSTRKLRILDASSNRLRTLPDSLFLSTNSLILLDLSCNRISSLPSGTFDGLSTLEELLLGKNRLSILPTDLFDDLVNLKYLGLEENRLKELPDDLFQTQASLQELNLGGNQLTEVTGGLLNPLEKLISLEMSNNKISRIDLSAFKGLVALKELQLGHNRLLNLPPGLFSKSSSLERLVLHANGLETLSRGVFNGLSNLTSLFLHSNHLRLLHPQLFQDTPNLRKLQLESNYLSSLPPRILDPVPYIEQLHLARNPWHCDCSASYLAMWLQRQYMARANDSEVTEDLGVWEFGAGAMCRGPGTLGGKLLLRLTFHELCEGQWASMRGLAPRIPIDLAGASDHADNPADSFSLRDSVSIF; encoded by the exons ATGACTCAAGTCAATGTTCGATTGTTCCTCCTCTCGGCGATCTTATCTGCAGTCAATCCACGACCAGAAGCATTGCGTAGCTGTGCGTTCTCCAACTCAAATTCTGAGCGATCAACAACGAGAACTAGTCCTCCGATTACAGCAGACGATGCTTTCGCAGCGACCGTTCTTGAAGAACTGGAGAGTCGCCTGTCACGTCTGGagagaagattgagagctgtcgAGCAACCTG TTTGGCAAATGGGATCGACTGAAGACGACTGGGAGATCTGCGCTGAAGGTCCTTGCAGATGCTTGCCAGAGATCAAATCAGTGTCTTGTTGGAGACAAGATTTACTGGACCTCCCAGCTGCTCAGCTTGTTCCGAAAGACGTGTTGAAGTT GGATCTAGGAAGCAATCGTCTGACAGCGTTGCACAGGGACACTTTCCTCGACATGACACAGTTGAATCACTT AGACATCAGTGACAACTCCATCGAGCATCTCCCCTTAAATCTCTTCTTCTCGTTGCACTCTGTGACACACGTGAGGCTGAGCAAAAACTTGCTCAGAGAGCTACACAGATCTCAATTCCTGAGCACGCGAAAACTTCGAATTCT CGATGCATCTTCGAATAGACTGAGAACTCTGCCTGACAGCCTCTTTCTGAGTACAAACTCCCTAATCCTTCTGGATCTCTCTTGTAATCGCATCTCTAGTCTACCTTCTGGTACATTCGATGGTCTTTCAACGCTGGAGGAACTTCTTTTGGGAAAGAATCGCTTGTCTATTCTACCAACAGATCTCTTTGACGATCTAGTGAACCTGAAGTACCTAGGTCTAGAAGAGAATCGACTAAAGGAACTTCCAGATGATTTGTTCCAGACCCAGGCGTCCCTTCAAGAGCTTAACCTCGGTGGCAATCAGCTGACAGAAGTGACAGGAGGTCTGCTGAATCCCTTGGAGAAGCTTATCTCTCTGGAAATGTCGAATAATAAGATATCTCGG ATCGACCTCTCCGCCTTCAAAGGCCTAGTAGCCCTAAAGGAGCTCCAACTGGGTCACAATCGCTTACTAAACCTGCCCCCAGGGCTATTCTCAAAATCCAGCTCCTTGGAACGACTAGTCCTGCACGCCAATGGCCTAGAGACCCTCTCTCGAGGTGTCTTCAATGGTTTATCGAACCTAACATCTCTCTTCCTGCACTCCAATCACCTCAGACTACTCCATCCACAGCTGTTCCAGGACACGCCAAACCTACGAAAGCT GCAACTAGAGTCTAACTACCTCTCATCACTGCCGCCTCGAATCTTGGATCCAGTGCCTTACATCGAGCAGCTCCATCTCGCCAGGAACCCCTGGCACTGCGACTGCTCTGCGTCTTATCTCGCTATGTGGCTACAGAGGCAATATATGGCTCGAGCAAACGACTCAGAGGTGACGGAGGACCTCGGCGTGTGGGAATTTGGAGCAGGTGCAATGTGCAGAGGTCCTGGAACTCTGGGAGGCAAACTGCTGCTGCGACTGACGTTCCACGAGCTCTGCGAGGGCCAGTGGGCCTCGATGAGGGGCCTGGCGCCCAGAATTCCCATTGATCTCGCTGGAGCCAGTGATCACGCAGACAATCCCGCTGACAGTTTTTCGCTGAGGGACTCCGTTTCAATATTTTGA
- the LOC143184188 gene encoding uncharacterized protein LOC143184188 isoform X2 — translation MTQVNVRLFLLSAILSAVNPRPEALRSCAFSNSNSERSTTRTSPPITADDAFAATVLEELESRLSRLERRLRAVEQPVWQMGSTEDDWEICAEGPCRCLPEIKSVSCWRQDLLDLPAAQLVPKDVLKLDLGSNRLTALHRDTFLDMTQLNHFLPSGTFDGLSTLEELLLGKNRLSILPTDLFDDLVNLKYLGLEENRLKELPDDLFQTQASLQELNLGGNQLTEVTGGLLNPLEKLISLEMSNNKISRIDLSAFKGLVALKELQLGHNRLLNLPPGLFSKSSSLERLVLHANGLETLSRGVFNGLSNLTSLFLHSNHLRLLHPQLFQDTPNLRKLQLESNYLSSLPPRILDPVPYIEQLHLARNPWHCDCSASYLAMWLQRQYMARANDSEVTEDLGVWEFGAGAMCRGPGTLGGKLLLRLTFHELCEGQWASMRGLAPRIPIDLAGASDHADNPADSFSLRDSVSIF, via the exons ATGACTCAAGTCAATGTTCGATTGTTCCTCCTCTCGGCGATCTTATCTGCAGTCAATCCACGACCAGAAGCATTGCGTAGCTGTGCGTTCTCCAACTCAAATTCTGAGCGATCAACAACGAGAACTAGTCCTCCGATTACAGCAGACGATGCTTTCGCAGCGACCGTTCTTGAAGAACTGGAGAGTCGCCTGTCACGTCTGGagagaagattgagagctgtcgAGCAACCTG TTTGGCAAATGGGATCGACTGAAGACGACTGGGAGATCTGCGCTGAAGGTCCTTGCAGATGCTTGCCAGAGATCAAATCAGTGTCTTGTTGGAGACAAGATTTACTGGACCTCCCAGCTGCTCAGCTTGTTCCGAAAGACGTGTTGAAGTT GGATCTAGGAAGCAATCGTCTGACAGCGTTGCACAGGGACACTTTCCTCGACATGACACAGTTGAATCACTT TCTACCTTCTGGTACATTCGATGGTCTTTCAACGCTGGAGGAACTTCTTTTGGGAAAGAATCGCTTGTCTATTCTACCAACAGATCTCTTTGACGATCTAGTGAACCTGAAGTACCTAGGTCTAGAAGAGAATCGACTAAAGGAACTTCCAGATGATTTGTTCCAGACCCAGGCGTCCCTTCAAGAGCTTAACCTCGGTGGCAATCAGCTGACAGAAGTGACAGGAGGTCTGCTGAATCCCTTGGAGAAGCTTATCTCTCTGGAAATGTCGAATAATAAGATATCTCGG ATCGACCTCTCCGCCTTCAAAGGCCTAGTAGCCCTAAAGGAGCTCCAACTGGGTCACAATCGCTTACTAAACCTGCCCCCAGGGCTATTCTCAAAATCCAGCTCCTTGGAACGACTAGTCCTGCACGCCAATGGCCTAGAGACCCTCTCTCGAGGTGTCTTCAATGGTTTATCGAACCTAACATCTCTCTTCCTGCACTCCAATCACCTCAGACTACTCCATCCACAGCTGTTCCAGGACACGCCAAACCTACGAAAGCT GCAACTAGAGTCTAACTACCTCTCATCACTGCCGCCTCGAATCTTGGATCCAGTGCCTTACATCGAGCAGCTCCATCTCGCCAGGAACCCCTGGCACTGCGACTGCTCTGCGTCTTATCTCGCTATGTGGCTACAGAGGCAATATATGGCTCGAGCAAACGACTCAGAGGTGACGGAGGACCTCGGCGTGTGGGAATTTGGAGCAGGTGCAATGTGCAGAGGTCCTGGAACTCTGGGAGGCAAACTGCTGCTGCGACTGACGTTCCACGAGCTCTGCGAGGGCCAGTGGGCCTCGATGAGGGGCCTGGCGCCCAGAATTCCCATTGATCTCGCTGGAGCCAGTGATCACGCAGACAATCCCGCTGACAGTTTTTCGCTGAGGGACTCCGTTTCAATATTTTGA
- the LOC143184189 gene encoding cysteine sulfinic acid decarboxylase: MEASPSEGSTIELLKRLIRILEEENAFDRAGNEPVVKFVQPEELQKQLHTELTEEPATNQEIETAIRQTIRYSVKTFSPHFHNQLYAGVDDYGLLGSWLTDVLSTSQYTYEVSPVFTLMEREVIVKSLALVGYPPLPEADGILCPGGSMSNMYGMALARFKKVPDVKTKGLAGLPPLVCFTSEGGHYSITKGAHWLGLGTDQVYKVKSDDLGRMRPDALKAAIAETRKQGRLPFFVNATCGTTVLSAFDPLPEIAAICQDEDLWLHVDACLGGTLLLSEKYRSRLKGIELSNSVAWNPHKMLGAPFQCSLFLVKGKNLLHQTNCAGATYLFQQDKNYDVTWDTGDKSVQCGRKVDAAKFWLMWKARGTKGLRESVDNAMSAAEYFFERIKNRDGFRLVLPSFEGCNICFWYIPPSMRGQEETKDWWDKLYRITTKIKERMMTEGSLMIGYTPLTCKNIGNFFRMVLNCQPPPSQASMDYAIKKIEQLAIDL, translated from the exons ATGGAGGCATCGCCATCGGAAGGGAGCACGATCGAGCTGCTGAAGCGGCTGATACGGATCCTCGAGGAGGAGAATGCGTTCGATCGAGCGGGCAACGAACCCGTCGTGAAGTTCGTTCAACCGGAGGAGCTGCAG AAACAACTGCACACGGAGTTGACTGAGGAACCAGCCACCAACCAGGAGATTGAGACAGCCATACGACAGACGATTCGATACTCCGTCAAAACGTTCAGCCCGCATTTCCATAATCAACTGTATGCTGGAGTTGACGACTATGGCTTGCTTGGCTCTTGGTTGACAGATGTCCTTAGCACAAGCCA GTATACTTATGAAGTTTCACCCGTGTTCACGTTAATGGAACGAGAAGTAATAGTAAAGTCCTTGGCACTAGTCGGTTATCCTCCATTACCAGAAGCTGACGGCATTCTTTGCCCCGGTGGAAGCATGTCCAATATGTATGGCATGGCACTGGCAAGATTCAAGAAAGTTCCTGACGTGAAGACTAAGGGACTCGCTGGTCTTCCTCCTCTTGTCTGCTTCACCAGCGAGGGTGGCCACTACTCCATTACGAAGGGAGCTCATTGGCTGGGCTTGGGAACCGACCAGGTCTACAAG GTAAAGTCTGACGACTTGGGACGCATGAGACCCGACGCGCTAAAAGCTGCAATCGCAGAAACCAGGAAACAAGGTCGCCTACCATTCTTCGTCAACGCTACCTGTGGAACCACAGTCCTAAGCGCCTTTGATCCGCTACCAGAAATCGCGGCAATCTGCCAGGATGAGGATCTCTGGTTACACGTTGAC GCCTGCCTTGGTGGAACACTCCTGCTGTCGGAAAAATACCGATCGAGATTGAAGGGAATCGAGCT CTCGAATTCCGTGGCATGGAATCCGCATAAGATGCTGGGCGCTCCGTTCCAGTGCTCGCTGTTCCTGGTCAAGGGTAAGAATCTCCTGCATCAGACGAATTGCGCTGGCGCGACGTACCTTTTCCAACAGGATAAGAACTATGATGTGACTTGGGACACGGGTGACAAGAGTGTACAGTGTGGGAGGAAA GTGGACGCTGCCAAATTCTGGCTGATGTGGAAAGCCCGAGGAACCAAGGGCCTCCGTGAGTCTGTCGATAACGCGATGTCAGCAGCAGAGTACTTCTTCGAAAGAATCAAAAATCGCGATGGTTTTCGTCTAGTTCTTCCCAGCTTCGAGGGCTGCAATATTTGCTTCTG GTACATACCACCCAGCATGCGCGGCCAAGAGGAGACCAAGGACTGGTGGGACAAGCTCTACAGGATCACCACGAAGATCAAAGAACGCATGATGACAGAAGGATCATTAATGATTGGATATACGCCTCTTACCTGCAAAAATATCGGCAATTTCTTCCGTATGGTTCTCAACTGTCAGCCTCCGCCATCGCAAGCTTCCATGGATTACGCTATTAAGAAGATCGAGCAGTTGGCTATCGATTTATAA